From the Candidatus Saccharibacteria bacterium genome, the window TGGCTCGTTGTCGCACAGAGCTTCATCAATTGGTAACGACAATAAATATGTTGGTTTCGATGAAGTTGAGTTTAAGCACTTCTCTGCTGATGATTTTGTTGCACTGTGGCAGAACTACGAGCTCCCTAATACTAAAACCATAGTTGAAGCTCCTGAAATTACCAGCAGTTCTTATGCTGATCAACGCATTCATGACGTAATAAGAAACGCAGGATTTATGCCTGAAGTAATTATTACTGGTAGCCTAGCGACTGTTGAGAGAACCAGAACTGATTATGATAAGCCGCTGCAGTTACAGCCGCTAGCGCGTACAGGCTGGCGAGAGATGCAAGAGGCTGCTCGGCGAGATAATGTTAGTCTTACGCTTAGATATGGATATAGGAGTACTGAAAACCAGCAAGGATTGTTCGCTCGGGCGATGACCGATGCTGGTATATCGGTATTTGGGGTAGCAGATGGTTATTCTGACGCTGCCGTCTCAGAACTTGCTGAAAGCTTAGCTCCGCCAGGATATTCTATCCATCATAGTGGATACGCGGCAGAAATCGGCTGTGAAGGTATTGGTCAAACCTCTTTTACTACATCGAGTTGTTTTGGGTGGTTGAGTAAGGATAATTTTTATAATGCGAAACGGTTTGGATGGGTTCCGGCTACACCAAAAGGTACTAACCAGGATTTGTTAGAGGTATCGCCGGCCAGATTTGTTTGGGTTGGGACGAGTGTTCTCAAAGACGATGAATAAACTGGAAAATTTAAATAGTTGCTCAAACAGATAAGAATATTGTAAAGTTTTATCAATGGCAAAGAAAAAATCGGTACAAGCTGCGGACTACATCGCTCCGCTTTATATAAATGGTATGCAGGGGCGAATGCTGCACATGCCAGCGCGTGGCCGAAAAAAGCTAGAAATATTATATGTTTATGGGCACCATTCTAGCTTAGAACGTTGGTGGGGTATGATCGAACTTCTCAATCAATATGGTTCGGTGACAGCTCCTGATTTGCCGGGTTTTGGCGGTATGGATAGTTTGTATAAGATTGGTGAAAAACCGACTTTGGATACCATGGCTGATTACTTGGCAGCATTTATCAAGCTAAGATATAAAAGAAAACGTATCGTTATTGTTGGCCTGAGCTATGGGTTTGTTGTGGCTACTAGAATGTTGCAACGCTATCCGCAACTAGCTAAAAAATGCGATATGGTGGTAAGCATCGTCGGGTTTACACACCACTCGGAGTTTACATTTTCTCGACCGCGCA encodes:
- a CDS encoding D-alanyl-D-alanine carboxypeptidase family protein; translation: MRVLNPKRDFMSLHQSARKRRVSTLSILFIVLLISFGAYLVLGQPVSFSGGSLSHRASSIGNDNKYVGFDEVEFKHFSADDFVALWQNYELPNTKTIVEAPEITSSSYADQRIHDVIRNAGFMPEVIITGSLATVERTRTDYDKPLQLQPLARTGWREMQEAARRDNVSLTLRYGYRSTENQQGLFARAMTDAGISVFGVADGYSDAAVSELAESLAPPGYSIHHSGYAAEIGCEGIGQTSFTTSSCFGWLSKDNFYNAKRFGWVPATPKGTNQDLLEVSPARFVWVGTSVLKDDE